Proteins encoded in a region of the Vicia villosa cultivar HV-30 ecotype Madison, WI linkage group LG5, Vvil1.0, whole genome shotgun sequence genome:
- the LOC131603731 gene encoding F-box protein SKIP8 yields the protein MFSLFSEPFLLAVAVTALCFFLALFSLFRPFSFRFSFARFTPPFNHCASSDSEDSVPYLNGSVNGSVADMMEISPSPAPVVLADRRTGSSMMEELVPEITTHALSYLDYPSLCRLSMTNSLMRKAANDDNAWKALYHKDFTLEQGSVRPRNGWKAYYAATRAIVIVNTEFFNIIRDKSIQAMRRFWLNADYVKCIHASGELFSGYNGVMRGWQLVFNWEQGLNFQVRDVRARVLTDMAWVTMKTYVDMDTVPFYVTNVFEFHNGRWYMVHHHSSVMNGDVDQQIMHG from the exons ATGTTCTCTCTTTTCTCCGAACCCTTCCTCCTCGCCGTCGCAGTAACCGCCCTGTGTTTCTTCCTCGCGCTCTTCTCTCTCTTTCGGCCGTTTTCCTTTCGGTTTTCTTTCGCAAGATTCACGCCGCCGTTCAACCACTGTGCTTCGTCCGATTCTGAAGATTCTGTGCCTTACTTGAACGGAAGTGTTAACGGAAGTGTTGCGGATATGATGGAGATCAGTCCTTCTCCTGCGCCGGTTGTGTTGGCTGATCGTCGTACTGGTTCGTCTATGATGGAGGAGCTTGTTCCAGAGATTACGACGCACGCGCTTAGTTATTTGGATTATCCGAGTTTGTGTCGGCTTTCGATGACTAATTCTTTGATGCGGAAGGCTGCTAATGATGATAATGCCTGGAAAGCGCTTTATCACAAG GATTTCACATTGGAACAAGGTAGCGTCAGACCAAGAAATGGGTGGAAGGCTTACTATGCTGCCACAAGAGCAATTGTGATTGTTAATACagaatttttcaatatcataagAGACAAATCCATTCAGGCAATGAGACGTTTTTGGCTTAATGCAGATTACGTGAAATGCATCCATGCCTCAGGAGAACTTTTTTCGGG GTATAATGGAGTAATGCGGGGCTGGCAACTTGTTTTCAACTGGGAGCAAGGATTGAACTTTCAGGTTCGGGATGTACGAGCTCGAGTCTTGACTGACATGGCTTGGGTTACTATGAAAACATATGTTGACATGGATACTGTGCCGTTCTATGTAACCAATGTGTTTGAGTTCCATAATGGACGGTGGTATATGGTTCATCATCACAGTTCTGTGATGAATGGGGATGTAGATCAACAAATTATGCATGGATAA
- the LOC131603732 gene encoding uncharacterized protein LOC131603732 — protein MTIAFLSVPTPQHYHHQVQLHKPKNLWSTSTSPCFSKILVPPSQCSPSSTPTPPISSSPGQQLDVPNLSKSSTQQSGCKACGKEEVEKGCNGEGRMQGGIATVPGFGWWPIKAYRPCPGFVASGGRYRRQGQSMDEVVSGSGKVKTPSPTTATNSKP, from the exons ATGACAATAGCTTTCCTTTCCGTTCCAACTCCTCAACATTATCATCATCAGGTTCAATTGCACAAGCCAAAAAATCTATGGTCAACTAGCACTTCCCCTTGTTTTTCTAAGATTCTTGTTCCTCCCTCACAGTGTTCTCCTTCTTCTACTCCAACTCCCCCCATTTCTTCTTCACCAGGACAACAACTTGATGTTCCCAATCTATCAAAATCCTCAACCCAACAAAG TGGTTGTAAAGCATGTGGAAAAGAAGAAGTAGAGAAAGGATGCAATGGTGAAGGAAGGATGCAAGGTGGGATTGCAACTGTCCCTGGCTTTGGATGGTGGCCTATTAAGGCTTACAGACCATGCCCTGGATTTGTTGCTTCTGGTGGTAGATATAGACGACAAGGACAAAGCATGGACGAGGTTGTCTCCGGTAGTGGTAAAGTTAAAACACCCTCTCCTACAACCGCAACTAATTCAAAGCCG TAA
- the LOC131605950 gene encoding 1-acyl-sn-glycerol-3-phosphate acyltransferase 3-like: MAFPATIVVLPLGILFILSGLIVNVIQVVVYVLFRPISRYYYKKVNKVLTEVLWLELIWLVDWWAGVKIELYADSETFKLLGKENALLICNHRSDIDWLIGWVLAERMGCLGSTVAIMKKEIKYLPVLGWSMWFADFLFLARNWAKDEQTLKTGFEQQVRNPVPFWLALFAEGTRFTQTKLLEAQEFARSRGMPIPKNILVPRTKGFVTAVMHTRTFVPVIYDCTFIVSKTENSPTMLRIFQGIPCTVKVQVKRHKMEELPETANGIAQWCKDLFVAKDALLEQYNTTDIFGEFELQESRRHKRSIMVVLSWSCLLGFLLYKFFKWSSLLSTWQGILLTVVFLVIVSAVMETLIHSSQSESSKPASLPIQDPIKQRLLQK, translated from the exons ATGGCATTTCCAGCAACAATTGTTGTTCTTCCTTTAggcattcttttcattctttcagGCCTCATTGTTAATGTGATTCAG GTTGTCGTCTATGTCCTCTTTCGTCCAATATCAAGATATTATTACAAAAAAGTAAACAAAGTGCTCACAGAAGTACTATGGTTAGAGCTCATATGGCTAGTTGATTGGTGGGCAGGCGTTAAG ATTGAACTATATGCAGATTCAGAAACTTTCAAATTATTGG GTAAAGAAAATGCTCTTCTGATATGTAATCACAGGAGCGACATTGATTGGCTTATTGGATGGGTTCTAGCTGAG CGTATGGGTTGCCTTGGTAGCACGGTTGCCATTATGAAGAAAGAAATCAAATACCTTCCT GTTCTAGGTTGGTCAATGTGGTTTGCTGATTTTTTATTTCTGGCAAGAAATTGGGCTAAAGATGAACAAACATTGAAG ACAGGTTTTGAGCAGCAAGTGCGTAATCCAGTTCCTTTTTGGTTGGCTCTTTTTGCCGAAGGAACTCGCTTTACACAGACAAAACTTTTAGAAGCTCAGGAATTTGCTAGGTCTAGAGGAATGCCTATACCGAAAAACATTTTGGTTCCTCGTACTAAG GGTTTCGTCACAGCTGTGATGCATACGCGGACATTTGTTCCTGTCATTTATGATTGCACATTTATAGTTTCAAAGACTGAGAATTCACCTACAATGTTGAGAATATTTCAAGGCATTCCTTGTACG gtGAAGGTTCAAGTTAAGCGGCACAAAATGGAGGAACTTCCGGAAACAGCCAATGGCATTGCGCAGTGGTGCAAAGACCTTTTTGTTGCCAAG GATGCTTTACTGGAGCAATACAATACTACAGACATATTCGGCGAATTCGAACTTCAAGAAAGTCGCCGGCATAAAAGATCGATAATG GTCGTGCTAAGTTGGTCTTGTCTCCTTGGCTTCCTTCTTTACAAATTCTTCAAGTGGTCTTCGCTCCTATCAACGTGGCAAGGAATTTTGTTAACGGTGGTTTTCCTGGTCATTGTGTCGGCTGTTATGGAAACACTCATTCATTCATCTCAATCAGAAAGTTCTAAACCTGCTAGTTTACCTATACAAGACCCCATCAAGCAGAGACTTCTTCAGAAATAG